A single region of the Chlamydia sp. genome encodes:
- a CDS encoding IncA protein, whose amino-acid sequence MSAVGEKNSFLDAVPPLIEGKSLLSKIKTCNYLKIVDIALAILGAVMIVTGVLTFVVCAGSLANLLSVVALILGSLCVGVGIARVMNNFARSNLENQNFLIQRRLRNLREDKEALVSLLMINQQFLRKLAYDVQTLEAKVAVAEAASSEAMNNEKSLLSDMRLVLSSYTRWLRTIEEEKLALRAVLDKS is encoded by the coding sequence ATGAGTGCGGTTGGAGAAAAAAATTCTTTTTTAGATGCTGTGCCTCCTTTAATTGAGGGAAAGTCTCTGCTGTCGAAAATAAAAACTTGTAATTACTTAAAAATTGTAGATATAGCTCTTGCTATTCTTGGTGCTGTAATGATTGTTACTGGAGTACTAACTTTTGTAGTTTGTGCTGGTAGTCTTGCTAATCTTTTAAGTGTTGTAGCATTAATTCTCGGGTCTCTTTGCGTTGGTGTTGGGATAGCTCGTGTTATGAATAATTTCGCTCGGTCTAATTTAGAAAATCAAAATTTTCTAATCCAGCGTCGTTTACGTAATCTTAGAGAAGACAAAGAGGCGTTAGTCTCATTGCTTATGATTAATCAGCAGTTCTTACGGAAGCTTGCTTATGATGTGCAAACTTTGGAAGCTAAAGTTGCTGTTGCGGAGGCAGCATCCAGTGAGGCTATGAATAATGAAAAATCATTGCTATCCGACATGCGATTAGTTTTGTCTAGTTATACGAGATGGTTACGGACTATTGAAGAAGAAAAATTAGCTCTTCGAGCAGTTTTAGATAAAAGTTAA